The following coding sequences lie in one Thermosulfuriphilus ammonigenes genomic window:
- a CDS encoding transposase has translation MKKFTIDQIIRILAEADTPGNSVAATARKYGVSEQTIYRWRKKYRGFSASEAKRLKALEEENARLKRLLAEKELEIQALTQVIKKNF, from the coding sequence ATGAAAAAGTTTACCATCGACCAGATCATAAGAATCCTGGCCGAAGCCGACACCCCGGGAAACTCCGTAGCCGCTACCGCAAGAAAATACGGAGTCTCAGAACAAACCATTTACAGGTGGAGAAAGAAATATCGCGGTTTCTCCGCCTCCGAGGCTAAACGTCTTAAAGCTCTCGAAGAAGAAAATGCTCGTCTCAAACGGCTCCTTGCCGAAAAAGAACTCGAAATCCAGGCCCTGACCCAGGTCATTAAAAAAAATTTCTAA
- a CDS encoding IS3 family transposase, with amino-acid sequence MLATQLVENGLSLKKALRLVGLAKSSYFYQSKRASLDKAWAKRLKELALKNPAYGYRRLWALLRREGFKVGLKRVYTLYRKLGLALSFRKKRGYRKSQVPEDTFPLEPARRPLKRWSIDFKEKRLSDGSKVRILQVLDEAVRYLLGGWWDRRISGEEAAEYFDHLCRTYGPPNEIRRDDGPEFRSGAFQEVRQKWRIKERVIPPGSPYWNGFIESFHGKRGGRRNFV; translated from the coding sequence ATGTTAGCCACTCAATTAGTAGAAAATGGTCTGTCTTTAAAGAAAGCCCTTCGCCTGGTGGGCCTTGCCAAGTCCTCCTACTTCTATCAAAGCAAAAGAGCTTCCTTAGATAAGGCCTGGGCCAAAAGATTAAAAGAGCTTGCCCTTAAGAATCCGGCTTATGGCTACCGCAGACTCTGGGCCCTTCTGAGACGAGAAGGATTCAAGGTGGGACTCAAGAGAGTCTACACCTTATACAGAAAGCTGGGCTTAGCTTTATCCTTTCGTAAAAAGCGAGGGTATCGAAAGAGTCAGGTTCCGGAGGATACCTTTCCTCTTGAGCCGGCAAGGAGGCCTCTTAAGCGCTGGAGCATAGATTTCAAGGAAAAGAGGCTTTCTGATGGGAGCAAGGTCAGAATTCTACAGGTTTTGGATGAAGCCGTGAGGTATTTGCTTGGAGGCTGGTGGGACAGAAGGATAAGCGGGGAGGAGGCGGCAGAATATTTTGATCACTTATGTCGGACCTATGGTCCTCCGAATGAGATTCGGAGGGACGATGGGCCTGAGTTTCGGTCCGGGGCCTTCCAGGAGGTCCGGCAGAAGTGGCGGATCAAGGAGAGGGTAATTCCTCCGGGCAGTCCATACTGGAACGGATTCATCGAAAGCTTTCACGGGAAAAGGGGGGGCAGGAGAAATTTTGTGTAA
- the cysK gene encoding cysteine synthase A: MVVNNITELIGRTPLVRLTRIAQGLKAEIYGKLESRNPLSSVKDRIGLAMIEAAERQGLIGPGTTIIEPTSGNTGIALAFVCAARGYSLVLTMPETMSLERRALLKHFGARLVLTPGELGMRGAIEKAKELLQEIPNAYMPDQFSNPANPEIHRRTTAEEIWRDTQGRVDILVAGVGTGGTITGVSEVIKARKPSFRAVAVEPAESPVLSGGAPGPHKIQGIGAGFIPKILNLQIIDEVVQVKSEVAMETARRLAREEGILAGISAGAATWAALEVARRPESRGKVIVCILPDTGERYLSTELFVS; the protein is encoded by the coding sequence ATGGTTGTTAACAACATTACCGAGCTTATTGGCCGAACGCCTCTTGTGCGCCTGACTCGAATCGCTCAGGGTCTAAAAGCAGAGATATACGGAAAACTGGAGTCACGGAATCCTCTCTCCAGTGTCAAAGATCGCATCGGTCTGGCTATGATTGAGGCTGCTGAAAGGCAGGGCCTCATTGGGCCGGGAACAACTATTATCGAACCCACCAGCGGCAACACGGGTATTGCCTTGGCCTTTGTCTGTGCCGCTCGAGGGTATTCCCTTGTTCTCACCATGCCAGAGACCATGAGCCTGGAGAGAAGGGCCCTCCTTAAACATTTTGGGGCCCGACTTGTCCTCACGCCCGGGGAGCTGGGAATGCGTGGCGCCATCGAAAAGGCCAAGGAGCTGCTTCAGGAGATCCCCAACGCTTATATGCCAGATCAGTTCTCAAACCCTGCTAATCCTGAAATCCATCGTCGCACCACAGCTGAGGAGATCTGGCGGGATACCCAGGGTCGGGTGGATATTCTGGTAGCGGGAGTGGGAACAGGGGGGACCATTACCGGGGTCTCCGAGGTTATTAAGGCTCGGAAACCATCCTTTCGGGCCGTGGCCGTGGAGCCAGCGGAGTCTCCTGTCCTCTCGGGAGGGGCTCCAGGGCCTCACAAAATACAAGGTATAGGAGCGGGCTTTATCCCCAAAATTCTTAATCTTCAGATAATTGATGAGGTTGTTCAGGTAAAATCCGAGGTGGCGATGGAGACGGCTAGACGTCTGGCCAGAGAAGAAGGAATCCTGGCTGGCATATCCGCAGGGGCGGCAACTTGGGCCGCCCTGGAGGTGGCCCGACGCCCTGAATCGCGAGGCAAAGTTATTGTCTGCATACTGCCAGATACTGGGGAACGCTACCTGAGTACAGAACTTTTTGTAAGCTAA
- the epsC gene encoding serine O-acetyltransferase EpsC, with translation MTKPSDKGPNWYRELHSVVDHLAASWEERGYWDRTGTLPIPSHEEVVRIIHRARRILFPGYFSQTNINPENLQYYLGEEINRLFEELSRQINLALRYEALSRGEGLPVSTLGEELALKFIQKLPEIKSILLTDIEAALTGDPAAKSRHEIIFCYPGFLAISIYRMAHELYRLKVPFIPRIMTEHAHSLTGIDIHPGATIGRSFFIDHGTGVVIGETTIIGERVRIYQGVTLGALSVPKEAVEELRYRKRHPTIEDDVIIYSNATILGGETVIGARSIIGGNVWLTESVPPDTKVLLKAPELHLLRKIRKNLGV, from the coding sequence ATGACTAAGCCTTCAGACAAGGGTCCAAACTGGTACCGCGAGCTTCATTCAGTGGTGGATCACTTGGCTGCCTCTTGGGAGGAGAGGGGTTACTGGGATCGAACTGGCACTCTTCCTATCCCCTCTCACGAAGAGGTGGTCCGCATTATCCATCGGGCCAGAAGGATCCTCTTCCCGGGATACTTTTCACAGACCAATATCAATCCAGAAAATCTTCAGTATTATCTAGGAGAAGAGATAAACCGTCTTTTTGAGGAGCTTTCTCGTCAGATCAACCTGGCCTTAAGGTATGAGGCTTTAAGTAGGGGAGAGGGGCTCCCTGTATCAACTTTGGGGGAGGAGCTGGCCCTAAAGTTTATCCAGAAGCTCCCAGAGATAAAGAGCATTCTCCTAACAGACATTGAGGCCGCCCTCACAGGGGATCCGGCGGCCAAAAGCCGCCATGAGATTATCTTCTGCTACCCGGGCTTTCTCGCTATAAGCATCTACCGGATGGCCCATGAACTCTACCGCCTCAAAGTCCCCTTTATCCCCCGTATCATGACCGAGCATGCCCATAGTCTGACCGGAATCGACATCCATCCGGGGGCTACCATTGGTCGAAGTTTCTTTATTGATCACGGAACTGGTGTGGTTATCGGCGAGACAACTATTATCGGTGAACGGGTAAGGATCTACCAGGGAGTTACTTTAGGAGCCCTTTCTGTCCCCAAGGAGGCTGTGGAGGAACTCCGCTATCGTAAGCGTCATCCTACAATCGAAGACGATGTTATCATCTATTCTAACGCCACCATCCTTGGTGGAGAGACGGTTATCGGAGCTCGCTCCATCATTGGTGGAAACGTCTGGCTCACAGAAAGTGTTCCTCCAGACACCAAGGTCTTACTTAAGGCTCCAGAGCTTCATCTTCTTCGAAAGATCAGGAAAAACTTAGGGGTGTGA
- the metW gene encoding methionine biosynthesis protein MetW, whose translation MNLNSKRLRFDLQIIASWIEPGAKVIDLGCGRGELLLYLKEHKGIRGIGIEKDEAEVRECIRKGLSVIQGDLNEEVLDYPDQSFDFVILSQTLQQIYEPHVLLQSLLRIGRRVIVSFPNFSHWTIRFDLLLRGRAPKNPQLPYEWYNSPNIRVITIKDFRKFVYDLGYKVIKEAAVSTYNQDRQGNVVRFLANLRATYGIFMIGK comes from the coding sequence ATGAATTTGAACTCTAAACGCCTACGCTTTGATCTTCAAATTATTGCCTCTTGGATTGAACCGGGGGCCAAGGTTATTGATCTTGGCTGTGGCCGGGGAGAACTTCTCCTGTATCTTAAAGAACACAAGGGAATACGGGGTATCGGTATCGAAAAAGATGAAGCCGAGGTTAGAGAATGCATCAGGAAAGGCCTTTCTGTTATTCAGGGGGATCTAAACGAAGAAGTCCTCGATTATCCAGATCAGAGCTTTGATTTCGTCATTCTCAGCCAGACCTTGCAGCAGATATATGAGCCCCATGTTCTTCTGCAATCTCTCTTAAGAATTGGCCGCCGGGTTATTGTTAGCTTCCCTAATTTCAGCCATTGGACTATTCGCTTCGATCTTCTCCTTCGAGGGCGAGCCCCTAAGAACCCCCAGCTACCCTATGAATGGTATAACAGCCCTAATATCCGGGTGATTACTATCAAGGACTTTCGCAAATTTGTTTATGATTTAGGTTATAAGGTAATCAAAGAGGCCGCCGTGAGTACCTATAATCAAGACCGTCAAGGCAACGTAGTTCGCTTTCTGGCCAACTTAAGGGCTACTTACGGTATCTTCATGATTGGGAAGTGA
- the metX gene encoding homoserine O-acetyltransferase MetX, translating into MSEYITHDQKGRSVGLVKKRFFTFAKPPNLFSLECGARLGPITLAYETYGHLNADKSNAILILHALSGDSHVAGYYTPEDPKPGWWDFMVGPGKGIDTDRYFVICSNVLGGCAGSTGPSSLNPRTGRPYALDFPLVTIGDMVRAQKALIDHLGIPKLLAVVGGSIGGMQVLEWALRYPEMVHAAIPLATTTRHSALAIAFNEVARQAIMADPNWRGGNYYDGPRPDMGLAVARMIGHITYLSDTALRRKFGRRLQDKKNFSFNFGVDFQVESYLRYQGRKFVERFDANSFLYITKAADYFDVKHQHGDGSLVKAFSKARARFLVISFSSDWLYPTFQSKEMVKAMKKNELDVSFCEIEADWGHDAFLIPNDDLSELISSFLDRVSHEFEL; encoded by the coding sequence ATGAGCGAATATATCACCCACGATCAAAAAGGTCGCTCTGTTGGGCTGGTAAAAAAGCGATTTTTTACCTTCGCCAAGCCCCCAAACCTATTTTCTTTAGAGTGTGGGGCCAGGTTGGGGCCCATTACCCTGGCCTATGAGACCTATGGGCACCTTAATGCCGACAAGAGCAACGCCATTCTTATTCTTCATGCCCTCTCCGGCGATTCCCATGTTGCCGGCTATTACACCCCAGAGGATCCCAAACCAGGCTGGTGGGACTTCATGGTCGGCCCGGGTAAGGGAATCGACACTGATAGGTATTTTGTTATCTGCTCCAATGTCCTTGGTGGCTGTGCTGGTAGCACCGGCCCTTCTTCCTTAAACCCTCGTACTGGCCGACCCTATGCTTTGGATTTTCCTCTGGTGACCATCGGAGACATGGTCCGGGCCCAGAAGGCCCTTATTGACCACTTAGGGATCCCCAAACTCCTGGCCGTGGTGGGAGGGTCTATCGGAGGAATGCAGGTGCTGGAGTGGGCCCTGCGGTATCCGGAGATGGTTCACGCCGCCATCCCCTTGGCTACTACTACCAGGCATTCAGCACTGGCCATCGCCTTTAATGAAGTGGCCCGTCAAGCCATCATGGCCGATCCCAACTGGAGGGGAGGTAACTACTATGATGGCCCCAGGCCGGATATGGGACTGGCCGTAGCCCGCATGATCGGCCACATTACCTATCTTTCAGATACGGCCTTACGGCGTAAGTTCGGACGTCGCCTTCAAGATAAAAAGAATTTTTCCTTTAATTTTGGTGTGGATTTTCAGGTAGAAAGCTATCTGCGGTATCAGGGCCGGAAATTTGTCGAGCGTTTTGACGCCAATTCCTTTCTCTACATTACCAAGGCCGCTGACTATTTTGATGTCAAACACCAACATGGAGATGGCTCTCTGGTTAAGGCCTTCTCTAAGGCCAGGGCTCGATTCCTGGTGATCTCTTTTTCTTCTGATTGGCTTTATCCCACCTTTCAATCCAAAGAAATGGTTAAGGCCATGAAAAAAAACGAATTAGATGTCAGCTTCTGTGAGATAGAGGCCGACTGGGGGCACGATGCCTTTTTGATTCCCAATGATGATCTCTCGGAGCTTATAAGTAGTTTCCTTGACCGAGTAAGCCATGAATTTGAACTCTAA
- a CDS encoding O-acetylhomoserine aminocarboxypropyltransferase/cysteine synthase family protein, with translation MAKNWRFRTRVIHEGIHPESWQGATLPPIFQTASHRHGSAESLQAAFGGQSTDHIYMRLTNPTNRILEEKLAALEGGQGAVVTSSGMAAVANACLALLRSGDEFVTGNSLFMSTYVLFANVFKKYGITARFVEPTDLEAIKGAINEKTRFVFIETIGNPKMDVPDIAAIAQIAHENGLPLLVDNTLATPYLCRPLELGADVVIHSTTKYLSGHGCATGGVIIDGGRFDWTNPRFEDFKPFVERKGPLAYLDKVWREHHINFGTTQAPLHSYLTMLGLDTLAVRMERHLANAQEVARFLVEQPEIKWVRFPGLPDHPDREVADRQFQDKGYGAMIAFGLKDQETCFRFIRNLRLIYNLANLGDCKTLIIHPYSSQYLSFPEETRQYLSITPDLLRLSVGIEAVEDICADIREALDRL, from the coding sequence ATGGCTAAGAATTGGCGCTTTCGTACCCGCGTTATCCATGAGGGTATTCATCCTGAGTCTTGGCAGGGGGCGACGTTGCCCCCCATCTTTCAGACGGCTTCTCATCGCCATGGAAGTGCTGAGAGCCTTCAAGCGGCCTTTGGAGGTCAGAGTACCGACCATATCTACATGCGGTTAACCAACCCCACTAATCGAATTCTGGAGGAAAAGCTGGCCGCCCTTGAGGGAGGACAGGGAGCGGTGGTCACTTCCTCAGGAATGGCCGCTGTTGCCAACGCCTGTCTGGCCCTTCTGCGCTCTGGCGATGAGTTCGTCACCGGAAATTCTCTTTTTATGTCCACCTACGTCCTTTTTGCCAATGTCTTCAAAAAGTACGGCATTACAGCCCGTTTTGTGGAACCCACAGATCTGGAGGCCATCAAGGGAGCAATAAATGAGAAGACGCGATTTGTCTTTATTGAAACCATCGGCAACCCAAAAATGGATGTTCCGGATATTGCCGCCATAGCCCAGATTGCCCATGAAAATGGTCTCCCCCTCTTGGTGGATAACACCTTGGCCACTCCCTATCTGTGCCGTCCATTAGAATTGGGGGCAGACGTGGTTATTCACTCCACCACCAAATATCTGAGTGGCCACGGCTGTGCTACCGGGGGGGTGATTATCGATGGCGGGCGGTTTGATTGGACAAATCCACGGTTTGAAGATTTTAAACCGTTTGTCGAGCGTAAAGGTCCTTTGGCTTATCTTGATAAGGTCTGGCGGGAACACCACATAAACTTTGGCACCACTCAGGCTCCCCTTCATTCCTATCTGACCATGCTAGGCCTGGATACTTTGGCCGTGCGCATGGAGCGACACCTGGCAAATGCCCAGGAGGTAGCCCGGTTTTTGGTTGAGCAGCCAGAGATTAAGTGGGTTCGGTTTCCAGGACTGCCGGATCATCCAGATCGAGAAGTAGCCGACAGGCAGTTTCAGGACAAAGGTTATGGAGCCATGATCGCTTTTGGGCTCAAGGATCAGGAGACCTGTTTTCGGTTTATCCGGAATCTCCGTCTTATCTATAATCTGGCCAACCTTGGAGACTGTAAGACCCTGATCATTCATCCTTACTCTAGCCAGTATCTCTCCTTCCCCGAGGAAACCAGGCAGTATCTCTCTATTACTCCGGATCTTCTTCGCCTCTCGGTGGGGATAGAGGCGGTAGAGGACATCTGTGCCGATATCAGGGAGGCTCTAGATAGACTCTAA
- a CDS encoding RrF2 family transcriptional regulator, translating to MKLTTRSRYATRMMVELARHHQNGPLQLGEIAKKQRLSLKYLEQLIIPLKKAGLIKSQRGSKGGHMLARPPEEISIWEIVSLLEGDEGVTPCVSYPDLCEMSETCPTRDVWDLLSEVIRETLSRITLAELAHRYEQKLQKFDNQKQRRS from the coding sequence ATGAAGTTAACTACCCGCAGTCGGTATGCCACCCGCATGATGGTCGAATTAGCAAGGCACCATCAAAACGGCCCCCTCCAGCTGGGGGAGATCGCCAAAAAACAGCGTCTTTCTCTCAAGTATCTCGAACAACTGATAATTCCTCTCAAAAAGGCCGGTTTAATTAAAAGCCAGCGTGGCTCAAAAGGGGGCCACATGCTGGCCCGACCTCCAGAGGAAATCTCCATCTGGGAAATAGTCTCTCTGCTCGAAGGAGATGAGGGAGTAACCCCGTGTGTCAGCTATCCAGACTTGTGTGAAATGAGCGAGACCTGCCCCACCCGTGATGTCTGGGATCTCCTCTCAGAGGTCATCAGGGAGACCCTCTCCCGAATCACCCTGGCTGAACTGGCCCACCGCTATGAACAAAAGCTTCAGAAATTCGACAACCAGAAACAAAGGAGAAGTTGA
- a CDS encoding methyl-accepting chemotaxis protein — MTILQRWRDTSFKFRITFFFGLISLAIVLAMAFMAQRTFHKLTAQEIDGRLKGQLSAVDTGLKAAEKDLLRVAAIMAQDPQVIKIYQELATEVGDLSVPHPEAEARARAALRAYFEKTIKRSESVYSLKLPKIHFHLPPARSLLRTWRPAGKGDGGDDLSSFRLSILKVNREKTPVSGVEVGRKGLVVRGIVPIISPDGQHLGSVEAISSFDSVFHAVRLPGMELSALLKKELLRTADFVKGKQEVGPYVVVATCNEDVSRKVLKVPPRVDQTEEVSFYGVLAKPLKDIQGNPVGLVVAMYDLAPIRALKTAMNRDLLLTFVVILALGSFLMILFLKTIFSQMEETVRALEDLAKGEGDLSRRLEIRGRNEMGRLAQSFNQFVDKIEGIVKLLKEELEKLKSAATAMDELSSEEEKNAQNLKDKVDQVAENGQAVATSIDTVSTSVEELTQAIKEIAEASNNAATVVNEAVGRAQTANEVISRLGTSSEEIGEVIRLISQIAEQTNLLALNATIEAARAGEAGKGFAVVANEVKELAKQTAKATEEITERIKAIQSDARFSVEAIEEITNIIGQVNDISNTIASAVEEQTATVSEISENVREGAEGVKVISQEIDEVREISHQTAENAITLQYASKRVKQVANQLDCVVEQFRTSDAVCKLDD, encoded by the coding sequence ATGACCATTCTTCAGAGGTGGCGGGATACAAGCTTTAAGTTTCGGATCACCTTCTTTTTCGGTCTGATTTCCTTAGCGATTGTCCTGGCTATGGCCTTTATGGCCCAACGCACCTTTCACAAGCTGACCGCTCAAGAGATCGATGGTCGCCTAAAAGGCCAGCTTTCAGCAGTAGATACAGGGCTTAAGGCCGCTGAGAAGGATCTACTGCGGGTGGCGGCCATCATGGCTCAGGACCCTCAGGTGATAAAGATCTACCAGGAGCTGGCCACGGAGGTGGGAGATCTCAGTGTGCCCCATCCCGAGGCTGAGGCCCGGGCCCGGGCAGCTTTAAGGGCCTATTTTGAGAAAACGATAAAACGGTCTGAGTCTGTTTATAGTCTTAAACTTCCCAAGATCCACTTCCATCTGCCTCCGGCCCGAAGCCTTCTGAGAACCTGGCGCCCGGCTGGTAAAGGAGACGGTGGGGATGATCTTTCATCTTTTAGGCTCTCCATCCTTAAGGTTAACCGAGAGAAGACTCCGGTGTCTGGAGTGGAGGTGGGCCGTAAGGGATTGGTGGTCCGGGGAATTGTGCCTATTATTTCCCCTGATGGCCAACATTTAGGCTCTGTTGAGGCTATAAGTAGTTTTGATTCCGTTTTTCATGCTGTCCGGCTCCCCGGTATGGAGCTTTCGGCCCTCCTTAAGAAGGAGCTTCTCCGGACGGCAGACTTTGTTAAGGGGAAACAAGAGGTCGGCCCCTACGTGGTTGTGGCCACCTGTAATGAAGACGTAAGCCGGAAAGTCCTCAAGGTGCCTCCCAGGGTGGATCAGACAGAAGAGGTCTCCTTCTACGGGGTTTTGGCCAAACCCCTTAAAGATATTCAGGGGAATCCAGTTGGTCTGGTAGTGGCCATGTACGATCTTGCTCCAATAAGAGCCCTTAAGACGGCCATGAATAGAGACCTTCTTTTGACCTTTGTGGTCATCTTGGCCCTGGGCTCCTTTTTGATGATTCTCTTCCTTAAGACCATCTTTTCTCAGATGGAGGAGACAGTTCGGGCCCTTGAGGATCTGGCCAAAGGAGAGGGTGATCTTTCCCGGCGCCTTGAGATCCGCGGTCGCAACGAGATGGGGCGTCTCGCCCAGTCCTTTAACCAGTTTGTAGATAAGATTGAAGGTATCGTTAAACTCCTCAAGGAAGAGCTCGAAAAGCTCAAGTCTGCGGCTACCGCCATGGATGAGCTCTCCAGCGAAGAGGAAAAGAATGCTCAAAATCTAAAAGACAAAGTGGATCAGGTGGCTGAGAATGGCCAGGCTGTGGCCACCAGCATAGACACTGTTTCCACCTCTGTAGAGGAGCTTACTCAGGCCATCAAGGAGATAGCCGAGGCTTCTAATAACGCGGCCACGGTGGTTAATGAGGCCGTGGGGCGGGCTCAGACGGCCAATGAGGTCATTTCCCGTCTAGGGACCTCTTCGGAGGAGATCGGAGAGGTAATCCGTCTCATTAGTCAGATTGCTGAGCAGACCAATCTTCTGGCCCTAAATGCCACCATTGAGGCGGCCCGGGCCGGGGAGGCCGGCAAGGGCTTTGCCGTGGTGGCCAATGAAGTCAAGGAGCTGGCCAAGCAAACAGCCAAAGCCACCGAGGAGATTACCGAAAGGATCAAGGCTATTCAGAGTGATGCTCGCTTCTCGGTAGAGGCCATTGAGGAAATAACTAACATTATTGGTCAGGTGAACGACATCTCAAACACTATTGCCAGCGCGGTGGAAGAACAGACGGCTACCGTCTCGGAGATAAGCGAAAACGTTAGGGAAGGGGCCGAGGGTGTCAAAGTGATCAGCCAAGAAATTGATGAGGTGAGAGAGATAAGCCACCAGACGGCCGAGAACGCTATCACCCTCCAATACGCCTCAAAGAGGGTAAAACAGGTGGCCAATCAACTGGATTGTGTGGTGGAGCAATTCCGAACAAGTGATGCCGTCTGTAAACTTGATGATTAG
- a CDS encoding chemotaxis protein CheW codes for MVDSRVSEDKAMRVVEDGQLIATFFFGPHMFGLPVEEVIEINKDLEVTPVPLAPPYVAGIINLRGQILTAINLAKRVGLKYELKEEANYHNVICGTRDEPVSLQVERIGDVINVPAHLIEPPPADIDGLDVKYVKNVSKLPDRLLVILNGDLVRASH; via the coding sequence ATGGTTGATTCCAGGGTTAGCGAAGACAAAGCCATGAGGGTGGTCGAAGATGGCCAGCTCATCGCCACCTTTTTCTTTGGCCCTCATATGTTCGGTCTTCCTGTGGAGGAGGTTATAGAAATAAACAAGGATCTGGAAGTCACTCCGGTGCCCCTGGCTCCGCCATATGTGGCCGGGATCATCAACCTTCGGGGGCAGATCCTTACAGCCATCAATCTGGCCAAAAGAGTGGGACTTAAATACGAGCTTAAAGAAGAGGCCAACTATCACAACGTCATCTGCGGCACCAGAGATGAACCGGTAAGTCTTCAGGTGGAGCGAATCGGAGACGTGATAAATGTTCCCGCCCATCTGATAGAGCCACCTCCGGCAGATATCGATGGTCTGGATGTCAAGTATGTCAAAAACGTCTCCAAACTACCGGATAGATTGCTGGTTATCCTAAACGGAGACCTGGTGCGGGCCAGCCATTAA